The following proteins are encoded in a genomic region of Porphyrobacter sp. CACIAM 03H1:
- a CDS encoding DNA methyltransferase, with protein sequence METEVHPPLSFAASRAAAGLSLEETAREFGVPLATIAEWDHGTSTPPSHVLRSLEMIGRFCVEGRETTAFQAPQSLTAPMSVPKAIPSPMSASSDLIKSKQRVADHGEVFTPPWLVERMLDLVKGETERIDSRFLEPACGSGNFLVPILQRKLAAVEAKYGKIAFEKRHYALVALASLYGIELLDDNIAECRANMLDVFAKYLGLAEDDDLCRCASHFLSTNLIHGDAMTMKNSDGGPISVVEWSYIGKGKFNRRDFRLDVLTGMASLREERSLFAGLGNHEIFQPTKSYPPMTVRELAALDRAELQG encoded by the coding sequence ATGGAAACTGAGGTTCACCCGCCCCTTTCGTTCGCCGCAAGCCGGGCCGCTGCAGGCCTGTCGCTAGAAGAGACGGCACGCGAGTTCGGCGTGCCGCTTGCCACCATCGCCGAATGGGACCACGGTACCTCGACACCCCCTAGCCATGTGCTGCGCTCGCTGGAAATGATCGGGCGCTTTTGCGTAGAAGGCAGGGAAACGACGGCCTTCCAGGCTCCCCAATCATTGACTGCGCCAATGTCTGTTCCGAAAGCCATCCCGAGCCCCATGTCCGCCAGCAGCGACCTCATCAAATCCAAGCAGCGCGTGGCAGATCATGGCGAGGTGTTCACGCCGCCTTGGCTGGTCGAGAGGATGCTCGATCTGGTGAAGGGCGAGACCGAGCGGATCGACTCCCGCTTTCTCGAACCTGCGTGTGGCAGCGGCAATTTTCTTGTTCCGATCCTCCAGCGCAAGCTGGCGGCGGTGGAAGCCAAGTACGGCAAGATCGCGTTCGAGAAGCGTCACTATGCCCTCGTAGCGCTTGCCAGCCTCTATGGGATCGAGCTGCTGGACGACAACATTGCCGAATGCCGCGCCAACATGCTCGATGTTTTCGCAAAATATCTCGGCCTCGCCGAGGATGATGACCTTTGCCGCTGCGCCAGCCACTTCCTTTCGACCAACCTCATCCATGGTGACGCGATGACGATGAAGAATTCGGACGGTGGGCCGATCAGCGTCGTCGAGTGGAGCTACATCGGGAAAGGCAAGTTTAACCGACGAGACTTCCGGCTCGACGTGCTCACCGGCATGGCCAGCTTGCGCGAGGAGCGCTCACTGTTTGCCGGGCTAGGCAATCACGAAATCTTCCAACCGACCAAGAGCTACCCGCCAATGACGGTGCGCGAGCTGGCGGCACTGGACCGTGCGGAGCTGCAAGGATGA
- a CDS encoding ArdC family protein: MASSATASIYDTITNQIVAALERGTGDYTLPWHRSSAPLTRPINAVTRKAYRGVNVLALWASAEAQDFGHGLWATYRQWQSLGAQVRKGEKASPIVFYKVLDNAEASEDEARENAGRIFAQGSHVFNIAQVEGYALPEVPEAETFDPIPDVETFIAGTGAAIRVQGESAHYTPSTDTITMPDRERFFATDTASAEQNWYAILLHELVHWTGADHRLARTFGKRFGDEAYAMEELVAELGSAFLCGDLGLSVTPRPDHACYLASWLKVLKGDNRAIFTAASAAAKAAEWLGDE, encoded by the coding sequence ATGGCCAGCTCCGCAACCGCCAGCATCTACGACACAATCACCAACCAGATCGTCGCCGCGCTGGAGCGCGGCACCGGCGACTACACGCTCCCCTGGCACCGCAGCAGCGCCCCGCTGACCCGGCCCATCAATGCGGTCACCCGCAAGGCCTATCGCGGGGTCAATGTCCTCGCCCTCTGGGCCAGCGCTGAGGCGCAGGACTTCGGGCATGGTCTCTGGGCGACCTATCGCCAGTGGCAGTCGCTGGGCGCGCAGGTCCGCAAGGGCGAAAAGGCCTCGCCGATCGTGTTCTACAAGGTGCTGGACAACGCCGAGGCCAGCGAAGACGAGGCGCGCGAAAACGCAGGCCGGATCTTCGCGCAGGGCTCGCATGTGTTCAACATCGCGCAGGTCGAAGGCTATGCCTTGCCCGAGGTGCCGGAAGCCGAGACCTTCGATCCCATCCCCGATGTCGAGACCTTCATCGCTGGCACCGGGGCTGCCATCCGCGTTCAGGGCGAGAGTGCCCACTACACGCCGTCCACCGACACGATCACTATGCCCGACCGCGAGCGGTTCTTCGCCACCGACACCGCCAGCGCCGAGCAGAACTGGTATGCCATCCTGCTCCACGAGCTGGTCCACTGGACCGGGGCCGATCACCGTCTCGCCCGTACCTTTGGCAAGCGCTTTGGCGACGAGGCCTATGCCATGGAAGAGCTGGTCGCCGAGCTTGGTTCAGCCTTCCTGTGCGGCGACCTCGGGCTGTCGGTCACCCCGCGCCCCGATCATGCCTGCTACCTCGCAAGCTGGCTGAAGGTTCTGAAGGGCGACAACCGCGCGATCTTCACCGCCGCCAGCGCGGCGGCGAAGGCTGCGGAATGGTTGGGCGATGAGTGA
- a CDS encoding Eco57I restriction-modification methylase domain-containing protein has protein sequence MNEQVAFGLKGRNPDVLSCIANLSNDEVFTPPEFANRMLKTLEQAWAASNGGASIWADKTVTFLDPFTKSGVFLREISTRLIAGLEGQIPDLQERVDHILTKQVFGIATTRITSLLARRSLYCSKHAAGPHSVTRSFGDNDDGNIWFERTEHVREGDRCRFCGASGELLRRGADEENYAYAFIHTDNIKVRLGELFGGKMQFDVIIGNPPYQLDDGGHGTSAAPIYQKFVEQAKALEPRFLTMVIPSRWFSGGKGLDDFRESMLKDDRLRTIDDFLSAADVFPGVGLKGGVSYFLWDRENPGPCKVTTRFQGWDDSTATRPLLEEGAEIFIRFNEGLSILRKVIAHETGQRVSLALPDEKRFDKLVSSARVFGFRTFFKGKPRKSPGDLTIYQNGGIGYVRPEQVTSGQHLIDKWKLFAGYAAPGTGNKDTYPHRIISTPFVVGPGTVSSETYLSIGPFETKQEAESALSYLSCRLTRLLILLHKSSQHVTRKVYTFVPTQEWNRRWTDAELYEKYRLTDEEIAFIEKIVRPMDVFSDLLGDVVVDDDPDA, from the coding sequence ATGAACGAACAGGTGGCTTTCGGGCTAAAGGGCCGCAACCCTGATGTGCTCAGCTGCATTGCCAACCTGTCGAACGACGAAGTTTTCACCCCGCCTGAGTTCGCCAATCGCATGCTCAAGACCTTGGAGCAGGCATGGGCGGCCAGCAATGGCGGCGCGAGCATTTGGGCCGACAAGACCGTCACATTTCTCGATCCTTTCACCAAGTCAGGTGTGTTCCTGCGCGAGATATCCACACGGCTGATCGCAGGGCTGGAAGGGCAAATCCCGGATTTGCAAGAGCGCGTCGACCACATCCTGACCAAGCAGGTGTTCGGCATCGCCACCACGCGCATCACGTCATTGCTGGCGCGTCGGAGCCTGTATTGTTCGAAGCATGCTGCCGGTCCGCACAGCGTTACCCGCAGCTTCGGCGATAATGATGACGGCAATATCTGGTTCGAACGTACCGAGCATGTACGCGAGGGAGATCGTTGCCGCTTCTGCGGTGCGAGCGGTGAATTGCTCAGGCGCGGCGCGGACGAAGAAAACTACGCATATGCGTTCATCCATACAGACAACATCAAGGTTCGCTTGGGCGAGCTCTTCGGAGGCAAGATGCAGTTCGACGTTATCATCGGAAATCCGCCCTACCAGCTCGATGATGGTGGCCATGGAACCAGTGCCGCGCCAATCTACCAAAAGTTCGTCGAGCAAGCCAAGGCGCTTGAGCCCCGCTTTCTGACAATGGTCATTCCGTCGCGGTGGTTTTCTGGCGGCAAGGGTTTGGACGACTTTCGTGAGTCCATGTTAAAGGATGATCGGCTGCGCACGATCGATGATTTTCTCAGTGCCGCCGATGTTTTCCCCGGTGTTGGGTTGAAGGGCGGTGTCTCTTACTTTCTTTGGGATCGCGAGAATCCGGGGCCTTGCAAGGTTACCACGCGATTCCAAGGTTGGGATGACTCAACGGCGACCCGCCCTCTACTTGAAGAGGGAGCCGAAATCTTTATCCGGTTTAATGAGGGACTTTCGATCCTTCGCAAGGTGATAGCTCACGAGACCGGCCAAAGGGTTAGTCTTGCATTACCTGACGAGAAACGCTTCGATAAGCTTGTCAGCTCAGCGCGGGTCTTTGGCTTCCGCACGTTCTTCAAAGGAAAGCCGCGGAAATCCCCGGGCGATCTGACCATTTATCAGAATGGCGGCATAGGTTATGTTCGCCCTGAGCAAGTTACCTCCGGGCAGCATCTGATCGATAAGTGGAAGTTGTTTGCTGGCTATGCCGCGCCGGGTACAGGCAACAAAGACACCTACCCTCACCGGATCATCAGTACACCGTTCGTCGTTGGGCCAGGGACTGTTTCGTCTGAGACATACCTCAGCATCGGCCCATTCGAGACAAAGCAAGAGGCCGAGAGTGCCCTGTCCTATCTCTCTTGTCGACTTACGCGGCTGCTGATCCTTCTTCACAAGTCCTCCCAGCACGTCACCCGAAAGGTCTATACATTTGTTCCCACCCAAGAATGGAACCGACGATGGACTGACGCTGAACTGTATGAAAAATATCGCTTAACCGATGAAGAGATTGCGTTCATCGAGAAGATTGTAAGGCCAATGGACGTGTTCTCCGACTTGCTCGGAGATGTTGTCGTAGATGACGATCCCGATGCCTAA
- a CDS encoding KTSC domain-containing protein, giving the protein MAWHEFGPFSSSNIAAIRYDEDQLLLEVEFLNGSRYHYYDVPLQIAQAFDQAGSKGEFLAASIKGHYRYSRI; this is encoded by the coding sequence ATGGCCTGGCACGAATTTGGCCCCTTCTCTTCATCGAATATCGCCGCAATCCGCTATGATGAGGATCAGCTACTGCTCGAGGTCGAATTTCTTAACGGCAGCCGCTATCATTATTATGATGTGCCGCTGCAGATCGCTCAGGCCTTCGATCAGGCCGGATCAAAGGGGGAATTCCTCGCTGCGTCCATCAAGGGTCACTATCGTTATAGCCGGATCTAA
- a CDS encoding DEAD/DEAH box helicase family protein, with protein sequence MTIPMPKPTIDEILLPKPDGRLRIYAWTPNDPPPAYAGLIKVGQTTQADVNDRIRQSQGQMQQAYTLHVDEVAERADGSAFRDSDVRRRLIEKGFENVTIGSSREWMRCSPADVQSAIIELQEGLSFQSARNETFPMRREQAEAVEATYDYYQSRWAEDPKAVPRFLWNAKMRFGKTFTGYQLAKKLDAKRVLVVTFKPAVEDAWEADLNNHVDFEGWKYLSRNAEGDPLAVPKDTPLVYFGSFQDLLGKDRYGNIKARNESIHVINWDLVIFDEYHFGAWRESATSLFEDEEKAVERVESLLEGGKVSETKLAEQTADLQQPLESEADFLPITSRAFLYLSGTPFKALATGEFIEEQIFNWTYTDEQRAKATFAAERPAERNPYAALPQMQLLTYQMPDELLAIASGGEFDEFDLNEFFKARTKGVISEFEHKDEVQRWLDIIRGQDLAESYVSLKTHASPPWPYSNGQLLPWLQHSFWFLPSVAACYAMRDLLSARHNVFWHDYNVIVAAGPNAGMGPDALLPVRRAIGSGYQTKTITLSCGKLTTGVTVPQWSSILMLRNLKSPETYFQAAFRVQSPFSIKNPEGDDPNREDVLKPVCFVFDFAPTRALRQITDYGIGLSPSEPNPEKAVADLVSFLPVLAFDGSVMVQADVDFILDYATAGTTGTLLARKWESAMLVNVDNDTLRRVLASAEAMAAVERIEGWSALGNNVIETIVNKSEKIKDLKKKAKEADLSEKEKKELTKEEKAYKSLRKKVQDKLIKFATRIPAFMYLTDFRENTLVDVITKIEPDLFRTVTGLTVGDFNLLVDLKVFNTERMNAAVFAFRRYEDASLRYTGIDTHEGLTRIGGYNTVVARESAR encoded by the coding sequence ATGACGATCCCGATGCCTAAGCCGACCATTGACGAAATCTTGCTTCCGAAGCCCGATGGTCGTCTGCGCATCTATGCTTGGACGCCTAACGATCCGCCGCCCGCTTATGCCGGCCTGATCAAGGTCGGGCAGACCACGCAGGCCGACGTCAATGACCGCATCCGCCAGTCGCAGGGACAAATGCAGCAGGCCTACACGCTCCATGTCGATGAAGTGGCGGAGCGCGCAGACGGCTCTGCCTTCCGCGACAGTGATGTGCGCCGCCGTCTAATCGAAAAGGGCTTCGAGAACGTCACCATCGGCTCTTCGCGTGAATGGATGCGCTGCTCGCCCGCAGATGTGCAGAGCGCCATCATCGAGCTACAGGAGGGGCTGAGTTTCCAGTCCGCGCGGAACGAAACCTTTCCTATGCGCCGCGAGCAGGCGGAGGCGGTGGAAGCCACCTACGATTACTACCAGTCCCGCTGGGCGGAAGATCCTAAGGCAGTCCCGCGTTTCCTCTGGAACGCCAAGATGCGTTTCGGCAAGACCTTCACCGGCTATCAGCTGGCGAAAAAGCTGGATGCCAAGCGCGTGCTGGTCGTCACCTTTAAGCCCGCAGTCGAAGATGCGTGGGAAGCTGATCTCAATAACCACGTCGATTTCGAGGGCTGGAAGTATCTCTCTCGCAATGCGGAGGGTGATCCGCTCGCCGTGCCGAAGGACACGCCGCTTGTCTATTTTGGGTCCTTTCAAGACCTGCTTGGCAAGGATCGATATGGCAACATCAAGGCACGCAACGAGTCGATCCATGTCATCAATTGGGATCTCGTGATTTTCGACGAATACCATTTCGGTGCATGGAGAGAGTCGGCCACATCTCTTTTTGAAGACGAAGAGAAGGCAGTCGAGCGAGTGGAGTCGCTTCTCGAGGGCGGCAAAGTCAGTGAGACCAAGCTGGCCGAGCAGACCGCAGACCTACAACAACCACTCGAAAGCGAGGCCGACTTTCTTCCGATCACCTCGCGCGCGTTCCTCTATCTTTCCGGCACCCCGTTCAAAGCGCTAGCCACGGGCGAGTTCATCGAAGAGCAGATTTTCAACTGGACCTACACTGACGAACAGCGTGCCAAGGCTACATTTGCTGCTGAACGTCCGGCGGAGCGAAACCCATATGCCGCGCTGCCACAAATGCAGCTGCTGACCTACCAGATGCCGGACGAACTGCTGGCTATCGCGAGCGGCGGCGAGTTCGACGAATTCGACCTCAACGAGTTCTTCAAGGCGAGAACTAAGGGAGTGATCTCGGAGTTCGAGCACAAGGACGAAGTGCAGCGTTGGCTCGACATCATTCGTGGGCAGGATTTGGCCGAGAGCTATGTCAGCTTGAAGACCCACGCCTCTCCGCCGTGGCCTTATTCGAACGGCCAATTGCTCCCATGGTTGCAGCACAGCTTTTGGTTTCTGCCCAGCGTTGCCGCTTGTTACGCTATGCGCGATCTTCTTTCGGCACGGCACAACGTGTTTTGGCACGACTACAATGTGATCGTGGCAGCAGGCCCGAATGCTGGGATGGGCCCTGATGCTCTACTTCCGGTGCGGCGCGCGATTGGTAGTGGGTACCAAACGAAGACGATCACCCTGTCATGCGGTAAGCTGACAACAGGGGTGACCGTGCCCCAGTGGTCGTCGATCCTGATGCTTCGCAACCTCAAGTCGCCCGAGACCTACTTCCAAGCGGCGTTCCGGGTACAATCGCCCTTCTCGATTAAGAACCCAGAAGGGGACGATCCCAATCGCGAAGATGTGTTGAAGCCCGTCTGCTTCGTGTTCGACTTCGCTCCAACGCGGGCGCTTCGTCAAATCACCGATTACGGCATTGGCTTGTCGCCGAGCGAGCCTAACCCGGAAAAAGCGGTGGCGGACCTCGTCTCGTTTCTGCCGGTGCTTGCCTTCGATGGCTCCGTGATGGTGCAGGCTGATGTGGACTTCATTCTAGACTACGCCACGGCAGGCACTACTGGCACGCTGCTCGCCAGAAAGTGGGAATCGGCGATGCTTGTTAACGTCGATAACGACACGCTGCGCCGGGTCCTCGCTAGTGCAGAAGCCATGGCGGCTGTTGAGCGGATTGAGGGCTGGAGTGCGCTAGGCAACAATGTAATCGAGACGATTGTAAACAAGAGCGAAAAAATCAAGGACCTCAAGAAGAAGGCCAAGGAAGCCGATCTCTCCGAGAAAGAGAAGAAGGAGCTGACTAAGGAGGAGAAGGCTTACAAGTCGCTGCGCAAAAAGGTGCAGGACAAACTTATCAAGTTCGCGACCCGCATTCCGGCCTTTATGTATCTGACCGATTTCCGTGAGAACACGCTGGTGGACGTGATCACCAAGATCGAACCAGACCTGTTCCGCACCGTGACCGGTCTAACCGTTGGCGACTTCAATCTGCTCGTCGACCTTAAGGTATTCAACACAGAGCGGATGAACGCCGCTGTGTTCGCCTTCCGCCGGTATGAGGATGCGTCGCTGCGCTATACCGGCATCGATACCCATGAAGGATTGACCCGGATTGGCGGCTATAACACTGTTGTAGCGAGAGAATCAGCCCGCTAA
- a CDS encoding ATP-binding protein, with protein sequence MIRPDSADRATVIGTVQDVSGTTVSVTLTSDRFSGLSFVQGQGHKIGQIGSFVKIPVGYVDLYGIVSQVGASAVPEKAALSMPNGLRWMTVQLIGEGYRTGRFQRGISQYPTFEDEVHLVSEADLQAIYGRSDKQNHLVRVGHVAGSESIDALVDVNKLVTRHSAVVGTTGSGKSTTVAGLLNVLSDESRFPSARIVVLDLHGEYGKALGDRANIFKISPDGRKANEHLLCIPFWALSFDELLRVTFGSLPPDGKARNIILEEILAAKIASLAVQPIAGVDPATITADSPVPFSLNKLWYELYCREFGTYFSTGGASPADQANWAFELDASNAKIVGDAQAGIPPRFRKVKSVANDPEKINWLPDVLNIRGPLEALGARLRVARYDFLLKAGDWHPDLDGKTKKTLSDLVQQWLGSDKPITILDLSGIPSTVTNDIIGNILRVLYDGLFWARNLSEGGRERPLLVVMEEAHSYLGDDGSSAASVATQRIVKEGRKYGIGAMIVSQRPAEINPTILSQCGTFFAMRLSNSTDRSHVTSALSDNLEGLTSMLPVLRTGEAIILGEAVRLPMRTMIQAPPRDRRPDSQDPLICDEVAPEDSMTPGGWNLKAHVPADYRYFVETWLQQNPVHTPAKKD encoded by the coding sequence ATGATCCGGCCTGATAGTGCCGACCGGGCGACCGTCATCGGCACGGTCCAGGATGTTAGCGGCACGACGGTCAGCGTCACTTTGACATCGGACCGCTTTTCGGGCCTTAGTTTCGTCCAAGGTCAGGGTCACAAGATCGGCCAGATCGGTAGCTTTGTCAAAATCCCTGTAGGTTATGTTGATCTATACGGCATCGTATCCCAGGTTGGAGCAAGTGCGGTCCCGGAGAAGGCGGCCCTCTCCATGCCCAATGGCCTGCGATGGATGACGGTCCAGCTGATCGGCGAGGGCTATCGGACAGGCCGGTTCCAGCGCGGTATCTCGCAGTATCCAACCTTCGAGGACGAGGTTCATCTCGTATCCGAGGCTGATCTTCAGGCGATCTATGGCCGGTCGGACAAGCAAAATCACCTCGTCCGCGTCGGCCATGTGGCGGGCAGCGAGTCAATCGATGCGCTGGTCGACGTCAACAAGCTGGTGACCCGCCACAGCGCCGTTGTAGGCACAACTGGTTCGGGCAAGTCGACTACGGTAGCGGGGCTTCTTAATGTTTTGTCAGACGAGAGCCGCTTTCCATCGGCGCGGATCGTCGTGCTCGATCTACACGGCGAATACGGGAAAGCACTCGGCGATCGCGCGAACATCTTCAAGATCAGCCCCGACGGCCGTAAGGCCAACGAACACCTTCTGTGCATACCCTTCTGGGCCCTTAGTTTCGACGAACTTTTGAGGGTGACATTCGGGAGTCTCCCGCCTGATGGCAAGGCCCGTAACATCATCCTAGAGGAAATCCTCGCCGCCAAGATTGCGAGCCTGGCAGTCCAGCCCATCGCGGGGGTGGACCCCGCCACCATTACCGCCGACAGTCCTGTCCCATTCTCGCTGAACAAACTCTGGTACGAGCTCTATTGCCGGGAGTTCGGCACTTATTTCAGCACTGGTGGTGCGAGCCCGGCGGATCAGGCAAACTGGGCCTTTGAGCTTGACGCCTCCAACGCGAAGATCGTGGGCGATGCTCAAGCAGGCATTCCTCCCCGCTTTCGCAAAGTCAAAAGCGTCGCGAACGATCCAGAGAAGATCAACTGGCTTCCGGATGTGTTAAACATCCGGGGGCCGCTCGAGGCGTTGGGTGCTCGGCTCCGCGTCGCCCGTTACGACTTTTTGTTGAAGGCGGGCGACTGGCATCCCGATCTTGACGGCAAGACGAAGAAGACGCTCTCCGATCTGGTGCAGCAATGGCTTGGCAGCGACAAGCCGATCACTATCCTCGACCTGTCGGGCATCCCCTCAACCGTGACGAACGACATCATCGGCAACATTTTACGCGTTCTCTACGATGGCCTCTTTTGGGCCCGGAACCTGTCGGAGGGCGGGCGAGAGCGTCCGCTGCTCGTCGTAATGGAAGAAGCGCACAGTTATCTTGGCGACGACGGGAGCAGCGCAGCTTCTGTCGCGACCCAGCGCATCGTCAAAGAAGGCCGCAAATACGGCATTGGGGCGATGATTGTCAGTCAGCGCCCAGCTGAGATAAACCCAACGATCCTGTCGCAGTGCGGCACTTTCTTCGCGATGCGGTTGAGTAATTCCACCGATCGCTCGCATGTAACCAGTGCGCTTTCAGACAACCTTGAGGGCCTTACAAGCATGTTACCGGTTCTGCGCACCGGTGAGGCGATCATCTTAGGCGAAGCGGTTCGGCTGCCGATGCGTACCATGATTCAGGCGCCACCCCGCGATCGCCGTCCCGACAGCCAAGATCCGCTGATTTGCGACGAGGTGGCGCCTGAAGACTCGATGACGCCGGGCGGCTGGAACCTCAAGGCCCATGTTCCGGCAGACTATCGATATTTTGTTGAGACCTGGCTCCAGCAGAACCCGGTCCACACTCCAGCAAAGAAGGATTAA
- a CDS encoding DUF262 domain-containing protein, translated as MYKPGGTIAAALEKIQCKSYVLPAIQREFVWKPEQIERLFDSLMQGYPFGTFLFWTVKPETSGSFKFYDFVLHYHQRDAAHCPELPTLHNQTVTAVLDGQQRLTALNIGLRGSMAMKLPSKWWNNPDAFPKRTLRLNLLASPEPDEDGVVYDFRFLDDAQVERDESALWFPVPDILGMKGGPPMLAWLVSKKLEGEDLNRAYTILDRLHQVVHMDQRVFYYEEESQDVERVLNIFIRLNSGGTVLSYSDLLLSIAVAQWKKIDARSEIHNLVDEINRIGTGFTLSQDFVLKAGLMLSDIASVGFKVENFTQANMVRLEANWPEIRAALVRTVELAASFGLNGQTLRADSALLPIAYYLYRRKAPANYTLSNQFAADRAVVHSWLIRSLLKASGIWGSGLDTLLTALREVIQQSGGENFPAQALEQVMEARGKSLSFSPAEVDDMLTMQYGDKRMFALLSMLFPFVNLRNQFHMDHVFPISRFTTAKLRRAGIAEERIADYIRMANELPNLQLLEGTVNGEKRDTLPSSWLCTHYPNTGDRDHYCTMHDLGDVPDTLEGFPEFHNARRERLRERISSVLSVAMP; from the coding sequence ATGTACAAGCCAGGGGGCACGATCGCTGCAGCGCTGGAGAAGATCCAGTGCAAGTCCTACGTGCTGCCTGCAATCCAGCGTGAGTTTGTCTGGAAGCCTGAGCAGATCGAGCGTCTCTTCGACAGTCTGATGCAGGGCTATCCCTTCGGGACCTTCCTGTTCTGGACGGTGAAACCAGAAACCAGCGGCAGCTTCAAATTCTACGACTTCGTTCTGCACTACCATCAGCGGGACGCTGCGCATTGTCCGGAATTGCCGACCTTGCACAACCAAACGGTCACCGCCGTGCTTGACGGCCAGCAACGCTTGACCGCCCTGAACATCGGCTTGCGCGGCTCCATGGCCATGAAGCTTCCGAGCAAGTGGTGGAACAATCCCGATGCCTTTCCCAAGCGCACGCTTCGGTTGAACTTGCTGGCATCGCCCGAGCCCGATGAGGATGGGGTCGTATACGACTTCCGCTTCCTCGATGATGCCCAAGTTGAGCGCGATGAAAGTGCGCTATGGTTTCCTGTTCCTGATATTCTGGGAATGAAGGGCGGACCGCCGATGCTTGCCTGGCTGGTGAGCAAAAAGCTTGAAGGGGAGGATCTCAACCGGGCCTACACCATCCTCGATCGGTTGCACCAGGTCGTCCATATGGACCAGCGCGTGTTCTATTATGAAGAGGAGAGCCAGGACGTCGAGCGGGTGCTCAACATCTTTATCCGCCTCAATTCCGGCGGGACGGTGTTGTCATATTCCGATCTTTTGCTGAGCATAGCGGTCGCGCAGTGGAAGAAGATCGATGCGCGCTCCGAGATCCATAACCTGGTCGACGAGATCAATCGCATCGGTACTGGGTTCACGTTGAGCCAGGATTTCGTCCTCAAGGCTGGCCTGATGTTGTCCGACATCGCATCGGTGGGTTTCAAGGTCGAGAACTTCACCCAGGCCAACATGGTAAGGCTCGAGGCCAATTGGCCCGAGATACGCGCCGCTCTGGTCCGCACGGTCGAACTTGCCGCAAGCTTCGGCCTCAACGGGCAGACGCTTCGCGCGGACAGTGCGCTGCTGCCGATTGCCTATTATCTTTATCGCCGCAAGGCGCCGGCCAACTACACGCTCAGCAATCAGTTCGCGGCGGATCGTGCAGTCGTGCACTCATGGCTCATCAGATCCCTACTCAAGGCATCTGGTATTTGGGGGAGCGGCCTCGACACGCTCCTCACGGCATTGCGCGAGGTCATTCAGCAGTCGGGAGGAGAGAACTTCCCTGCTCAAGCTCTTGAGCAAGTCATGGAGGCTCGGGGCAAATCCCTTTCGTTCTCGCCTGCCGAAGTCGACGACATGCTCACGATGCAGTACGGCGACAAGCGCATGTTCGCGCTGCTTTCGATGCTGTTTCCCTTCGTCAACCTGCGGAACCAGTTCCACATGGATCATGTGTTTCCGATTTCACGGTTCACAACAGCGAAGCTGCGAAGAGCGGGCATCGCCGAGGAGCGGATTGCTGACTATATCCGGATGGCGAATGAGCTTCCGAACCTGCAGTTGCTCGAAGGAACCGTGAATGGCGAGAAGCGCGATACTTTGCCCAGTTCATGGCTCTGTACCCATTACCCAAACACGGGTGATCGGGATCACTACTGTACGATGCACGACCTCGGGGACGTGCCTGATACGCTTGAAGGCTTTCCGGAATTCCACAATGCGCGGCGTGAGCGCCTGCGGGAGCGGATTAGCTCTGTTCTCAGTGTGGCGATGCCCTGA